The Pseudomonas asiatica genome has a segment encoding these proteins:
- a CDS encoding dienelactone hydrolase family protein — MSKVIVESLVYHLSGKAYESRLVYEPGALGRPGLVMAPNWMGIGEGAERIAKEVAEKGYVVLIADLYGQSVRPSNADEAGAAMMPLKNDRGELRKRMQEALAQLVGQSKALLEPGKVGTFGFCFGGCCALELARTGADLRAAVSFHGTLDTPNPEDAKRIKGSVLVLHGASDPLVPKEQLPAFEEEMNAAKVDWQLLSYGGAVHSFTDPSANVPGKMQYDRRTSERAFRSMHNLLTEVFQR, encoded by the coding sequence ATGAGCAAAGTAATCGTCGAATCGCTGGTCTATCACCTGTCCGGCAAGGCGTATGAAAGCCGCCTGGTCTACGAGCCGGGCGCGCTGGGGCGGCCAGGCCTGGTGATGGCGCCGAACTGGATGGGTATCGGCGAAGGTGCCGAGCGCATCGCCAAGGAAGTGGCCGAGAAGGGCTATGTGGTGCTGATTGCCGACCTGTACGGGCAATCGGTGCGTCCGTCCAACGCCGACGAGGCCGGCGCGGCGATGATGCCGTTGAAGAACGACCGTGGCGAGCTGCGCAAGCGCATGCAGGAAGCCTTGGCGCAACTGGTGGGGCAGTCGAAGGCGCTGCTGGAGCCGGGCAAGGTCGGCACGTTTGGTTTCTGCTTTGGTGGCTGCTGTGCACTGGAACTGGCCCGTACCGGTGCCGATTTGCGTGCGGCGGTGTCGTTCCATGGCACGCTGGACACGCCGAACCCGGAAGATGCCAAGCGCATCAAGGGTTCGGTGCTGGTGCTGCACGGCGCTTCCGACCCACTGGTGCCGAAGGAGCAGTTGCCGGCGTTCGAGGAGGAGATGAACGCGGCCAAGGTTGACTGGCAATTGCTCAGCTATGGCGGCGCGGTGCACTCGTTTACCGACCCGAGTGCCAATGTGCCGGGCAAGATGCAGTATGACCGGCGTACCTCGGAGCGGGCGTTCCGCTCGATGCATAACCTGCTGACCGAAGTGTTCCAGCGCTGA
- the htpG gene encoding molecular chaperone HtpG, with amino-acid sequence MSVETQKETLGFQTEVKQLLHLMIHSLYSNKEIFLRELISNASDAADKLRFEALAKPELFEGDADLKIRLSFDKDAGTVTLEDNGIGMSREDVIAHLGTIAKSGTADFMKNLTGDQKKDSHLIGQFGVGFYSAFIVADKVDVYSRRAGQPAAEGVHWSSKGEGEFEVATIDKPQRGTRIVLHLKKDEQEFADGWRLRNVVKKYSDHIAMPIQLPKEQAAAEGEEQPAEEWETVNRASALWTRPRTEIKDEEYQEFYKHIGHDFENPLAWSHNKVEGKLEYNSLLYVPARAPFDLYQREAPRGLKLYVQRVFIMDQAESFLPLYLRFIKGVVDSNDLSLNVSREILQKDPIIDSMKTALTKRVLDMLEKLAKNEPEQYKGFWKNFGQVLKEGPAEDFANKEKIAGLLRFASTQDDSGEQSVALADYLARAKEGQDKIYYLTGESYAQVKNSPHLEVFRKKGIEVLLLTDRIDEWLMSYLNEFDGKAFVDVARGDLDLGKLDSEEDKKAQEEVAKDKEGLVERLKGALGDSVAEVRVSHRLTDSPAILAIGEQDLGLQMRQILEASGQKVPESKPIFEFNPTHPLIEKLDNEQSEDRFAELSHILFDQAALAAGDSLKDPAAYVRRLNKLLVELSA; translated from the coding sequence ATGAGTGTGGAGACTCAAAAAGAAACGCTGGGCTTCCAGACCGAGGTAAAGCAGCTGCTGCACCTCATGATCCATTCCTTGTATTCGAACAAGGAGATCTTCCTGCGTGAATTGATCTCCAACGCCTCCGACGCCGCCGACAAGCTGCGTTTCGAGGCCCTGGCCAAGCCAGAGCTGTTCGAAGGCGACGCCGACCTGAAGATTCGCCTGAGCTTCGACAAGGACGCCGGTACCGTGACCCTCGAGGACAACGGCATCGGCATGAGCCGCGAAGACGTCATCGCCCACCTGGGTACCATCGCCAAGTCCGGCACCGCCGACTTCATGAAGAACCTCACCGGTGACCAGAAGAAGGACTCGCACCTGATCGGTCAGTTCGGTGTGGGCTTCTACTCCGCGTTCATCGTTGCCGACAAGGTCGATGTGTACAGCCGCCGTGCCGGCCAGCCGGCCGCCGAAGGCGTGCACTGGTCGTCGAAAGGCGAGGGCGAGTTCGAAGTCGCCACCATCGACAAGCCACAGCGCGGTACCCGCATCGTCCTGCACCTGAAGAAGGACGAGCAGGAGTTCGCCGATGGCTGGCGCCTGCGCAACGTGGTCAAGAAGTACTCCGACCACATCGCCATGCCGATCCAGCTGCCGAAAGAGCAAGCTGCCGCCGAAGGTGAAGAACAGCCGGCCGAAGAGTGGGAAACCGTCAACCGTGCCAGCGCCCTGTGGACCCGTCCGCGTACCGAGATCAAGGACGAGGAGTACCAGGAGTTCTACAAGCACATCGGCCATGACTTCGAAAACCCGCTGGCCTGGAGCCACAACAAGGTCGAAGGCAAGCTCGAATACAACTCGCTGCTGTACGTGCCGGCCCGCGCGCCGTTCGACCTGTACCAGCGCGAAGCGCCACGCGGCCTGAAGCTGTACGTGCAGCGCGTGTTCATCATGGACCAGGCCGAGTCGTTCCTGCCGCTGTACCTGCGCTTCATCAAGGGTGTGGTCGATTCCAACGACCTGTCGCTGAACGTGTCGCGTGAAATCCTGCAGAAAGACCCGATCATCGACTCGATGAAGACCGCGCTGACCAAGCGCGTGCTGGACATGCTGGAGAAGCTGGCGAAGAACGAGCCCGAGCAGTACAAGGGCTTCTGGAAGAACTTCGGCCAGGTGCTGAAGGAAGGCCCGGCCGAAGACTTCGCCAACAAGGAAAAGATCGCCGGCCTGCTGCGCTTCGCTTCCACCCAGGACGACAGCGGCGAGCAGAGCGTCGCCCTGGCCGACTACCTGGCACGCGCCAAGGAAGGCCAGGACAAGATCTACTACCTCACCGGCGAGTCGTACGCGCAGGTCAAGAACAGCCCGCACCTGGAAGTCTTCCGCAAGAAAGGCATCGAAGTGCTGCTGCTGACCGACCGTATCGACGAGTGGCTGATGAGCTACCTCAACGAGTTCGACGGCAAGGCCTTCGTCGACGTCGCCCGTGGCGACCTGGACCTGGGCAAGCTGGATTCGGAAGAAGACAAGAAGGCCCAGGAAGAAGTCGCCAAGGACAAGGAAGGCCTGGTCGAGCGCCTGAAGGGCGCGCTGGGTGACAGCGTGGCCGAAGTGCGCGTGTCGCACCGCCTGACCGACTCGCCGGCGATCCTGGCCATCGGTGAACAGGACCTGGGCCTGCAGATGCGCCAGATCCTCGAAGCCAGCGGGCAGAAGGTGCCGGAGTCCAAGCCTATCTTCGAGTTCAACCCGACCCACCCGCTGATCGAGAAGCTGGACAACGAGCAGAGCGAAGACCGCTTCGCCGAGCTGTCGCACATCCTGTTCGATCAGGCGGCCCTGGCGGCCGGTGACAGCTTGAAGGACCCGGCGGCTTACGTTCGTCGCCTGAACAAGCTGCTGGTCGAGCTGTCTGCTTGA
- a CDS encoding PaaI family thioesterase: MIPHEVRQQLNAAHAVGDYRPLLALIPYAGLIGIECEREGDDLLFRLPASQDNIGNPLLPAIHGGVIAGFMELSAALYLLIFSESASIPKIIDFSIDYLRAGHFRDTYAQCQLWRQGRRVTNVAITAWQGDRQSPIATARAHFKIEPEKPLKSSGQPPSA; encoded by the coding sequence ATGATTCCGCACGAGGTTCGCCAACAGCTCAACGCCGCCCACGCAGTGGGAGACTATCGGCCTTTGCTGGCACTGATCCCCTATGCCGGCCTGATCGGCATCGAATGCGAGCGCGAGGGCGATGACCTGCTGTTCCGTCTGCCGGCCAGCCAGGACAATATCGGCAACCCGCTGCTGCCTGCCATCCACGGCGGGGTGATCGCGGGCTTCATGGAGCTGTCGGCAGCGCTGTACCTGCTGATCTTCAGCGAGAGCGCGAGCATTCCGAAGATCATCGACTTTTCCATCGATTACCTGCGCGCCGGGCACTTTCGCGATACCTATGCCCAGTGCCAGCTGTGGCGCCAGGGCCGGCGGGTGACCAATGTGGCCATCACCGCCTGGCAAGGTGACAGGCAGTCGCCGATCGCCACGGCTCGCGCGCATTTCAAGATCGAACCGGAAAAGCCCTTGAAATCATCCGGGCAGCCCCCATCTGCATGA
- a CDS encoding PaaI family thioesterase — protein MSDSTLMAMAERFLSALKHCQLLQMRVAQTNADGMTLVLPWSPAIVGNPQTGAVHGGALTTLMDTTCGMATLCVLPRFEVCPTLDLRIDYMHPAEAGKDIYGHAQCYRVTRDVIFTRGTAYQDDPAQPICQVVGTFMRLGQEIKGGIRFGNSLKEGGA, from the coding sequence ATGAGCGATTCAACCTTGATGGCCATGGCCGAGCGTTTTCTCTCGGCCCTGAAACATTGTCAGTTGTTGCAAATGCGCGTGGCGCAAACCAATGCCGATGGCATGACCCTGGTGCTGCCCTGGTCACCGGCCATCGTCGGCAACCCGCAGACCGGCGCCGTGCATGGCGGCGCGCTGACCACGCTGATGGACACCACCTGCGGCATGGCCACGCTGTGTGTGCTGCCGCGCTTCGAGGTGTGCCCGACACTGGACCTGCGCATCGACTACATGCACCCGGCAGAAGCCGGCAAGGACATCTACGGCCATGCCCAGTGCTACCGGGTTACCCGCGATGTGATCTTCACCCGTGGCACGGCCTATCAGGACGACCCCGCCCAGCCGATCTGCCAGGTGGTGGGCACGTTCATGCGCCTGGGCCAGGAGATCAAGGGTGGCATCCGTTTCGGCAACAGCCTGAAGGAGGGCGGGGCATGA
- a CDS encoding DUF599 domain-containing protein yields MNFIQSNFNNLLAIAWFALCWGGYTRYAIWKGRDTACLASVLHLYREDWMRRMLLRDNRIADASVIGNLERNASFFASSTLIILAGILTVLGASDRALSLLADLPLVQQTSQGMSEIKLLCLAMVFVYAFFTFSWCMRQYNFAAVLVGSAPMIGERLVNELERKAFASRAARVLSLAANQFNLGLRSYYFGMAMLSWFISPWLFMVMSVGVVLILYRREFHSDVLDVMVFTPTESVSIEPAKENTVSGT; encoded by the coding sequence ATGAACTTCATCCAAAGCAACTTCAACAACCTGTTGGCCATCGCCTGGTTCGCCCTGTGCTGGGGCGGTTACACCCGTTATGCCATCTGGAAGGGCCGCGACACCGCGTGCCTGGCCAGCGTGCTGCACCTGTACCGCGAAGACTGGATGCGCCGTATGCTGCTGCGCGACAACCGCATTGCCGATGCCAGCGTGATCGGCAACCTCGAGCGCAACGCCTCGTTCTTCGCCTCCAGCACCCTGATCATCCTTGCCGGTATCCTCACCGTGCTAGGGGCCTCCGACCGGGCGCTGTCGCTGCTGGCCGACCTGCCGCTGGTGCAGCAGACGTCCCAGGGCATGTCGGAGATCAAGCTGCTGTGCCTGGCCATGGTCTTCGTCTACGCCTTTTTCACCTTCAGCTGGTGCATGCGCCAATACAACTTCGCGGCAGTGCTGGTGGGTTCGGCGCCGATGATCGGTGAACGGCTGGTCAATGAACTTGAACGCAAGGCATTCGCCTCGCGGGCGGCGCGGGTGCTGTCGCTTGCCGCCAACCAGTTCAACCTGGGCCTGCGTTCCTATTACTTCGGCATGGCCATGTTGAGCTGGTTCATCAGCCCATGGTTGTTCATGGTCATGAGTGTCGGAGTAGTGCTGATTCTGTACCGCCGCGAGTTCCATTCGGATGTGTTGGATGTGATGGTGTTCACACCTACCGAAAGTGTTTCGATCGAACCCGCCAAGGAAAACACCGTTTCTGGAACCTGA
- a CDS encoding IS110 family transposase, whose translation MELCTTICVDLAKQVFQLAGEDATGRVIYEDRIKSRQAFHDFLLRLPATVTVLMECGPGAQAWARLLQAKGNAVRILPAQRVAEHRSGAKNDRNDTHAILRAGRDTSIASISIKSTTALAIQALHRIRRGNIKRHTALGNQIRGLLLEHGVSMPQGDAAIGKHVPRSLEDASLPLPDLLRELLDELLTDWLSLGERIAGLSRRLEATAREDKVAQRLVTIRGVGPIIATAIVAKQTEPSRFASGRMYSAFFGIVPDQHSSGNKVRLGRMSKRGDGYIRSLMIQGAHAVLSQLRPDSDQPDDRRLLRWLSRLGRKEAAIRLANRNLRIIWALLQNDQVYQHKPNSNPEAAMSL comes from the coding sequence GTGGAGCTTTGCACAACCATCTGTGTAGACCTGGCCAAGCAGGTCTTTCAGTTAGCAGGCGAGGATGCTACCGGTCGGGTGATCTACGAAGATCGCATCAAATCCCGTCAGGCCTTTCATGATTTCCTGCTCAGGTTGCCAGCGACAGTGACCGTCTTGATGGAGTGCGGCCCAGGTGCACAAGCCTGGGCAAGGCTGCTGCAGGCCAAAGGTAATGCGGTTCGCATCCTGCCTGCGCAACGAGTCGCCGAACACCGCAGCGGCGCGAAGAACGACCGTAACGACACCCATGCCATTTTGCGCGCCGGTCGCGATACCAGTATTGCCTCGATATCGATCAAGAGCACCACAGCACTGGCTATTCAAGCACTGCACCGTATCCGCCGCGGCAACATCAAGCGGCATACCGCGCTGGGTAACCAGATACGTGGTTTGCTGCTTGAGCATGGCGTATCCATGCCACAGGGCGACGCTGCGATTGGTAAGCATGTGCCGCGGTCTCTTGAGGATGCCTCTTTACCTTTGCCCGACCTATTGCGTGAGTTGCTCGATGAGCTGTTGACGGACTGGCTGTCTCTGGGTGAACGCATTGCGGGGCTCAGTAGACGGCTCGAAGCGACAGCCCGGGAGGATAAAGTCGCACAGCGACTGGTCACCATTCGTGGCGTAGGCCCTATCATCGCCACGGCGATCGTGGCGAAACAGACCGAGCCCAGCCGCTTCGCCAGTGGCCGAATGTATTCCGCCTTCTTCGGTATCGTGCCCGATCAGCACAGCAGTGGAAACAAAGTCAGATTGGGCAGGATGAGCAAGCGAGGTGACGGCTACATACGTAGCCTGATGATCCAGGGCGCACATGCTGTCTTGAGTCAGCTAAGGCCTGATTCCGATCAGCCAGACGATCGCCGCCTCTTGCGCTGGCTATCCCGCCTTGGGCGCAAGGAAGCGGCGATCAGACTGGCTAATCGAAATCTGCGCATTATCTGGGCCCTGTTACAGAACGACCAGGTCTATCAACACAAACCGAACAGCAACCCGGAGGCTGCCATGAGCCTCTGA
- the brnQ gene encoding branched-chain amino acid transport system II carrier protein, which produces MKVLKGQDILALGFMTFALFVGAGNIIFPPIVGLQSGPHVWMAALGFLVTAVGLPVITVVALAKVGGGMDALSSPIGKFFGGLLAAVCYLSVGPLFATPRTATVSFEVGVAPLTGESPLALFIYSLVYFLVVLAVSMYPGKLLDTVGRFLAPLKIIALAVLGIAAFALPAGTIGDAQPAYAAAAFSKGFSDGYLTMDTLGALVFGIVIVNAIRSRGVESPKLITRYAIIAGLIAGVGLALVYISLFRLGATSHDIAADATNGAAVLHAYVQHTFGSLGSGFLAVLIALACLVTAVGLTCACAEYFSQMLPLSYRALVVILAGFSLLISNLGLTKLIMFSIPVLTAIYPPCIVVVGLSFVKDLWNSPTRILAPVMLVSLLFGMVDAIKGSGIAHVLPDFMAHLPLSDQGLAWLVPSVVTLVGAVACDRMLGKPREALA; this is translated from the coding sequence ATGAAAGTTCTCAAAGGCCAGGATATCCTGGCGCTTGGCTTTATGACGTTTGCGCTTTTCGTGGGCGCTGGCAACATCATCTTCCCGCCTATCGTCGGTCTGCAGTCTGGCCCGCACGTATGGATGGCGGCCCTGGGCTTCCTGGTTACCGCCGTGGGCCTGCCGGTCATCACCGTGGTCGCCCTGGCCAAGGTCGGCGGCGGCATGGATGCCCTGAGCAGCCCGATCGGCAAGTTCTTCGGCGGCCTGCTGGCGGCCGTATGCTACCTGTCGGTCGGCCCGCTGTTCGCCACCCCGCGCACCGCGACCGTATCGTTCGAAGTGGGCGTTGCGCCGCTGACCGGTGAAAGCCCGCTGGCGCTGTTCATCTACAGCCTGGTGTACTTCCTCGTGGTGCTGGCCGTGTCCATGTACCCAGGCAAGCTGCTCGATACCGTGGGCCGCTTCCTGGCGCCGTTGAAGATCATCGCCCTGGCGGTGCTGGGCATCGCCGCCTTCGCGCTGCCTGCCGGCACCATTGGTGACGCGCAGCCGGCCTATGCCGCCGCAGCGTTCTCCAAGGGCTTCTCCGATGGTTACCTGACCATGGACACCCTGGGTGCCCTGGTGTTCGGTATCGTCATCGTCAACGCCATCCGCTCGCGCGGTGTCGAGTCGCCGAAGCTGATCACTCGCTATGCCATCATCGCCGGCCTGATTGCCGGTGTCGGCCTGGCCCTGGTGTACATCAGCCTGTTCCGCCTGGGTGCAACCAGCCACGATATCGCGGCTGACGCCACCAACGGCGCGGCGGTACTGCATGCCTACGTGCAGCACACCTTCGGTTCGCTGGGCAGCGGCTTCCTCGCCGTGCTGATCGCGCTGGCCTGCCTGGTGACCGCGGTTGGCCTGACCTGTGCCTGCGCCGAGTACTTCAGCCAGATGCTGCCGCTGTCGTACCGCGCACTGGTGGTGATCCTGGCGGGCTTCTCGCTGCTGATCTCCAACCTCGGCCTGACCAAGCTGATCATGTTCTCGATCCCGGTGCTCACCGCGATCTACCCACCGTGCATCGTGGTGGTCGGGCTCAGCTTCGTGAAGGACCTGTGGAACTCGCCAACCCGCATCCTGGCGCCAGTGATGCTGGTGTCGCTGCTGTTCGGCATGGTCGATGCGATCAAGGGCAGCGGCATTGCCCACGTGCTGCCGGACTTCATGGCCCACCTGCCATTGAGCGACCAGGGCCTGGCCTGGCTGGTGCCTTCGGTGGTGACCCTGGTTGGCGCCGTGGCCTGCGACCGCATGCTCGGCAAGCCGCGCGAAGCGCTGGCCTGA